The Saprospiraceae bacterium genome includes a window with the following:
- a CDS encoding alpha/beta hydrolase, which yields MKTSKIIQKNVQVDDFTANFNEIGSGSKTILFLHGFPFDKSSWDKQLNFLEKKGYKTFALDIRGFGNSTSGTKTFSIDRFADDLIQFMDLKGIKKAVVCGLSMGGYILLNVVSRYPDRLNGIILCDTQCLADSQEAKQKRMDTIQKLTENGAGEFADGFIQKVFFQKALEQKKDLVIKTKSIILKTSIASLKSGLEAIAGRNNTCSVLSEITMPALIICGKEDVITPPALSKEMHKNIKNSTLCLIENAGHLSNLERPIAFNNALFKFLHSVYS from the coding sequence ATGAAAACTTCCAAAATAATTCAAAAAAATGTGCAGGTTGATGATTTTACAGCTAATTTTAATGAAATTGGTTCAGGTAGTAAAACCATCCTTTTTTTGCACGGATTTCCATTTGATAAATCAAGCTGGGATAAACAACTTAATTTTTTAGAAAAAAAAGGTTATAAGACCTTTGCATTAGATATACGTGGTTTTGGAAATTCGACATCAGGAACCAAAACGTTCAGTATAGATCGGTTTGCAGATGACCTTATTCAATTTATGGATTTAAAAGGGATAAAAAAAGCTGTGGTTTGCGGACTTTCAATGGGAGGGTATATTCTTTTAAATGTAGTAAGCAGATACCCGGACAGATTGAATGGCATCATCCTTTGTGACACACAATGTCTGGCGGATTCTCAAGAAGCAAAACAAAAAAGAATGGATACCATTCAAAAACTGACCGAAAATGGGGCGGGTGAATTTGCTGATGGATTTATACAAAAAGTGTTTTTTCAGAAGGCTCTCGAACAAAAAAAGGATTTGGTAATTAAAACAAAATCCATCATCCTAAAAACATCAATAGCTTCCCTGAAATCAGGATTAGAAGCTATTGCAGGCAGAAATAATACCTGTTCTGTATTATCGGAAATTACAATGCCGGCATTAATAATTTGTGGTAAGGAAGATGTAATTACACCTCCGGCACTATCCAAAGAAATGCATAAAAATATTAAAAATTCAACCTTGTGTTTGATAGAAAATGCCGGACATCTTTCAAACCTGGAAAGACCAATCGCCTTTAACAACGCTTTATTCAAATTTCTGCACAGTGTGTACTCATAA
- a CDS encoding ABC transporter permease has product MTTKTPFIAKQFTIAGEKTILFGHWWSGIFLTTGTIILFIYDTLRETFTRDFEFREFAYQCYKIGYKTLPLISLTGLIMGLVLTIQSRPVLINFGAVSMLPGMVAVSLIREMGPVITALICAGKIGSGIGAELGSMRVTEQIDAMEVSSTNPMRFLVVPKVWAATLMIPILVLYADFLGIMGSWAGANIKGDVSLILFLSQAFRVVEFIDFLPAVVKTFFFGAVIGMVGCYKGYNTGRGTESVGLAANSAVVISSVLVIVVDAFAVQITDMITK; this is encoded by the coding sequence ATGACAACCAAAACCCCCTTTATCGCTAAACAATTTACCATAGCAGGTGAAAAAACAATCCTGTTCGGGCATTGGTGGTCAGGTATTTTCTTGACAACCGGAACTATTATTTTATTTATTTATGACACATTAAGAGAGACGTTTACAAGGGATTTTGAATTTCGTGAATTTGCATATCAGTGTTATAAAATTGGTTATAAAACCTTGCCATTAATCTCATTGACAGGATTGATCATGGGTTTGGTCCTGACGATTCAATCCAGGCCTGTACTTATAAACTTCGGAGCTGTCAGTATGCTGCCGGGGATGGTTGCTGTATCTTTAATAAGAGAAATGGGACCCGTCATTACCGCTTTGATATGTGCCGGAAAAATCGGATCGGGCATAGGTGCAGAATTAGGCTCCATGCGGGTAACAGAACAAATTGATGCAATGGAAGTTTCTTCAACCAATCCGATGAGATTTTTAGTAGTTCCGAAAGTATGGGCAGCTACATTGATGATTCCGATTCTGGTACTATATGCAGACTTTTTGGGTATCATGGGAAGCTGGGCCGGAGCAAATATCAAAGGTGATGTTTCACTGATTCTGTTTTTATCTCAGGCTTTCAGAGTAGTTGAGTTTATTGATTTTCTGCCTGCGGTTGTAAAAACTTTTTTCTTTGGTGCTGTGATTGGGATGGTCGGCTGTTATAAAGGCTACAATACAGGAAGGGGAACAGAAAGTGTAGGATTAGCAGCAAACAGTGCAGTAGTCATCTCATCCGTTTTAGTAATAGTCGTTGATGCTTTTGCTGTTCAGATCACGGATATGATAACAAAATGA
- a CDS encoding ATP-binding cassette domain-containing protein, which produces MKETDQKNPIIEISSLKKSFDGEEILKGINLKLFKQENLVVLGKSGSGKSVLIKCIVGLLTPDSGTIDVFGKDATVLNRTELAELRKKIGFLFQSGALYDSMSVRQNLEFPLIRIRKELSLKQREEKIMEVLENVGLEDAVDKMPSQLSGGMRKRIGLARTLIVDPLIMLYDEPTTGLDPTTSDEISLLILDVQKKYKTSSIVITHDIACARTIANRMVMLKDGEIYFEGFPEDFEKSKDLEIKSFFK; this is translated from the coding sequence ATGAAAGAAACCGATCAAAAGAACCCGATCATAGAAATCAGCTCTTTAAAAAAGTCCTTTGATGGCGAAGAAATTTTAAAAGGCATAAATCTCAAACTTTTTAAACAGGAAAATCTGGTAGTACTTGGAAAGTCAGGCTCCGGAAAATCAGTATTGATAAAATGTATAGTTGGTTTATTGACACCAGATTCAGGAACAATCGATGTATTTGGAAAAGATGCAACGGTTCTGAACAGAACTGAACTTGCAGAATTAAGAAAAAAAATCGGATTTTTGTTTCAAAGTGGTGCATTGTATGATTCTATGTCTGTGAGACAAAATCTGGAGTTTCCATTAATCAGAATCCGGAAAGAACTGAGCCTAAAGCAAAGAGAAGAAAAAATTATGGAGGTGCTGGAAAATGTAGGATTGGAAGACGCAGTTGACAAAATGCCGTCACAATTATCGGGAGGAATGCGTAAAAGAATCGGTCTGGCACGTACTCTGATCGTGGATCCTTTGATTATGTTGTACGACGAGCCTACAACAGGTCTCGATCCTACCACATCAGATGAAATAAGCCTTTTAATACTCGATGTACAGAAAAAATATAAAACATCATCCATCGTCATTACCCACGATATAGCATGTGCCAGAACAATTGCCAACAGAATGGTCATGCTGAAGGACGGTGAAATATACTTTGAAGGTTTTCCGGAAGATTTTGAAAAATCAAAGGACCTGGAAATCAAATCATTTTTTAAATAG
- a CDS encoding MCE family protein codes for MNTNTEKFKIRLGVFILTGLVIFAIAIFIIGRQKNLFDPVVKIYTTFYNVSGLQVGNMVRFSGINVGTVDKIAIINDSTVQVGMLIKKSVQPFIKSDSQVGIGSEGIIGDRILIISQGGSNTKTVQEGEELLSSEPIETDEIIASLEITAHQAEIITKELSEIMVSINSGKGTIGKLIHDPTIATNLGKTMDNLKASSKGLEENMEAAKSNFLLRGFFKKKETDERKKTEALEKAAAKKKKDLEKATADKKKEDEKEAAKKKKAAEKEAKKKKE; via the coding sequence ATGAACACAAATACAGAAAAATTTAAAATCAGACTGGGTGTATTTATACTTACCGGATTAGTAATTTTTGCTATTGCCATTTTTATAATCGGAAGACAAAAGAATCTTTTTGATCCGGTAGTCAAAATTTATACTACCTTTTATAATGTCAGTGGTCTTCAGGTGGGAAATATGGTTAGATTTTCAGGTATCAATGTCGGCACAGTAGATAAAATCGCCATCATTAATGACTCGACGGTTCAGGTTGGGATGCTTATTAAAAAAAGTGTACAGCCATTCATAAAATCCGATTCACAAGTAGGCATTGGTTCAGAAGGGATCATTGGCGACAGAATTCTTATAATTTCTCAGGGTGGAAGCAATACTAAAACTGTTCAGGAAGGAGAAGAGCTATTATCCTCAGAGCCTATTGAAACAGATGAGATTATAGCAAGTTTGGAGATTACAGCACATCAGGCGGAAATCATTACAAAAGAGCTCTCTGAGATTATGGTTAGTATAAATAGCGGAAAAGGGACTATCGGAAAATTGATACATGATCCGACCATAGCTACCAACCTGGGCAAGACGATGGACAATCTTAAAGCCAGTTCAAAAGGACTTGAAGAAAACATGGAAGCCGCCAAGAGTAACTTTCTGTTGCGAGGATTTTTCAAAAAGAAGGAAACTGATGAAAGAAAAAAAACGGAAGCACTTGAAAAAGCGGCTGCCAAAAAGAAAAAAGATCTGGAAAAAGCAACAGCTGACAAGAAAAAAGAAGATGAAAAAGAAGCTGCAAAAAAGAAAAAAGCGGCTGAAAAAGAAGCTAAAAAGAAAAAGGAATAG